The Oceanispirochaeta sp. genome segment CTTTCGGGTAAACGCCTGGTCGTTCAGGAAAAATATTCCACAATCTTTGACCGGATTGTGGAATATAGACGCCTGATCGGCGGCTTCAAAAACGAGGAGTAGTCTTTATATGGATATAGCAACGATTGGTGGATTGATCGGTGGACTTTTTCTTATCGTCGGATCGATTATAGCCGCTGGAAATGCCCTGTCTCTCTATTTGGATAT includes the following:
- a CDS encoding flagellar FlbD family protein, coding for MVEVTMMGKLNKVIFLNPHQIEYIEADASTTIVMLSGKRLVVQEKYSTIFDRIVEYRRLIGGFKNEE